A window of Lodderomyces beijingensis strain CBS 14171 genome assembly, chromosome: 1 contains these coding sequences:
- a CDS encoding mitochondrial 54S ribosomal protein mL40 — MMLPFNRLPKQLSSQSPLTFVRYKRYKKWEELPPVSPATQKIVNQLSILSASKKQPKLLTLCNEDLVKHRTIMNAWKLVQQKKQQHREQQLQLQYQSIHDAMEDLKMVSPELYSAAGGDGKVDTGASKKFARFPIEMRVPTDFPPTKPWIYEYSPKSES, encoded by the coding sequence ATGATGCTTCCGTTCAACAGACTCCCCAAACAGCTACTGTCGCAGTCCCCCCTCACGTTTGTCCGCTACAAAAGATACAAGAAATGGGAAGAACTCCCACCGGTCTCACCAGCAACGCAAAAGattgtcaatcaactcTCGATCCTCTCCGCGTCCAAGAAACAGCCCAAGCTCCTCACTTTATGCAATGAGGACCTAGTCAAGCATCGCACGATTATGAACGCGTGGAAGTTGGTGCAGCAGAAGAAACAGCAACATCGcgaacaacaactccaattgCAGTACCAGAGCATACATGACGCCATGGAGGatttgaagatggtgaGCCCCGAGTTGTATCTGGCTGCTGGCGGCGATGGCAAGGTTGATACTGGTGCAAGCAAGAAGTTTGCGCGGTTCCCTATTGAGATGCGGGTGCCTACTGATTTCCCGCCGACCAAGCCGTGGATCTACGAGTATTCGCCAAAGTCGGAATCCTGA